CTGGCGGCGCCAGGGACCACCGCGCCGTCCCTGCGGCTGGGTCCCTGGCACCCGCGCACCCTGACGCCGGACGCGCTGACGGCGGACGCGCGGGCGGCACGGCGGACGCGGATCGGGGGGCTGCCGGCCTCCACGCTGGTCCATCCACGCTACTGAGCCGGTACTGACGAGCCGGTCAGGTGGGGGGTACTTTCCGGTCACACCTGGGTAGGCTCAGCCGACATGGAGCACCAGGTCTTCGTCCCGGTCCCGGTCGAGCACCTCAAGGAGGCCCTGGCCGACCCCGCGCGCGTCGCCCGGGCGGTCCCCGGCCTGCAGCAGGACGCCGGTGCCGAACCCATCGCCGGACGCCTGAAACTGCGCGTCGGCGGACACTCCGTCACCTACCGGGGCACGGCCCGGGTGACCGCCCGCGAGGACTGTACGTACGCCGTCGAGGGCGACGCCGCCGAGGCCCGCGGCACCGGCACCGTGAAGCTCGCCCTCACCCTGCGCCTCACGGACACCGAGGGCGGTACGACGGTCACGATCGAGGGCACGGCGGACGCGGACGGCCGCATCGCCGACCTGCCGCCGGTCACGGTGACGACGGCACTGACCCGCCTGCTGAACCGCTTCGTGGAGAGCTTGGCGACGGCGCCGGCGCCGGAGGAGAAGGCAGCACCTGAGCGCGAGCCGGAGCCTGAGCCGGAGTCCGGGGGCGAGGACGCGGGTGCGGGTGCGGGTGCGGACGAGCACACCTCCGTCTTCGACACCGAGGTCCCTCCGCCCTCGCTGGACCCGGCGGCCGACCGCCTCGCGGAGGACTTCGCCGACACCGGCGAGCCCCCCGCCGAGGCCGCGCACGCCCGCCGGACGATGATCGGCCGCAGCGCCGAGGAGGTCGACCACGCCCCACCCCGCGGCCGCTACGCCCCGGTCCCGGCCCCCCAGACGGTCTCGGCGACATCGGCCCTGCGGTGGGCGGCACCGGCGGCGGCACTGGTGGTGGCATCGGTGATCGTCGTCAGCAGAGCACTGCGCAAACGCCGCTGAGCGCAGGAAACCCGGGGGCGCGGGGAACCGCGCGACCATCCCCCACCGGCCCGCAGCCGCAATCGAGGCCGATCCCCCCAGTACTGTCATCCCGTGAGTAACGAAGACATCACGCTGACAGCAGGCAACGCAGAGGTACACGTCAGCCCTGCCAATGGTGGCCGTATCAGCGGCCTCAAGGTCGACTCCCTGGAACTGCTCAGGCAAGGGCACCGCTACGGCTGTTTCCCGATGGTGCCCTGGTGCGGCCGTACCCGGGACGGCCGCTTCCTCGACGGCGGAGCCGTCCGCCAGATGCCCCTCAACTCCCCGCCGCACGCCATCCACGGCACCGCCCGCGACGGCGCCTGGCGCATCGCGCGCATCGCGGAGAACGAGGCGGTGATCACGTACGACCTGGTCGAGCCCTGGCCGCACCCCGGCCGCGTCACCCAGGTCGTCACGCTCACCGAGGACAGCCTGACGCTGACGATGTCGGTGGAGGCGCAGGACGACTCCTTCCCGGCGCAGATCGGCTGGCACCCCTGGTTCAACCGAACCCTCGTGGGCGAGGACGGTGCGGTCGGCGAGGACGTGGCGCTCGACTTCAAGCCCGCCTGGCAGGAGGAGCGCGGCGCCGACCATCTGCCGACCGGCAACCGCATCGACCCGAGGCCCGGCCCGTGGGACGACTGCTTCGGCATGCCCGACGGCGTCGACGTCACCCTCACCTGGCCGGGGCAGCTGGAGCTGAAGGTGAGCAGCCGCGAGGAGTGGGTGGTCGTCTACGACGAGCAGGCCGAGGCCGTGTGCGTCGAGCCGCAGACCGGCCCGCCCAACGGCCTGAACACCGCTCCGCGCCTGGTCACCCCGCTGGAGCCGCTTGAGGCGACGACGACCTGGAGCTGGCGCCGCCTTTAAGCTGGTCGGCATGACGGACGTACGCGGCGCGCTGCTGCAGCAGATCAAGGACAAGGCCGTGGTGCACGGCAAGGTGACCCTCTCCTCGGGTCTGGAGGCCGACTACTACGTCGACCTGCGCCGCATCACCCTCGACGGCGAGGCCGCCCCGCTCGTCGGCCAGGTGCTCCTGGACCTGACCGCGGACCTGGAGTTCGACGCGGTGGGCGGCCTGACCATGGGTGCCGACCCGGTCGCGGCCGCCATGCTGCACGCCGCCGCCGCGCGCGGGAAGAAGCTGGACGCGTTCGTCGTCCGCAAGGCGGCGAAGGCGCACGGCCTGCAGCGGCGGGTCGAGGGACCGGAGATCAAGGGCCGCCGGGTCCTGGTCGTCGAGGACACCTCCACCACCGGCGGCTCCCCGCTGACCGCCGTGGAGGCCGTGCGCGAGGCCGGTGCCGAGGTCGTCGCCGTTGCGACCATCGTGGACCGGGCCACCGGTGCGGCCGAGAAGATCGAGGCCGGCGCGGGGGTTCCCTACCGTTTCGCCTTCTCGAAGGATGAACTGGGTCTGGACTGACCGAGCGGTTTGACCTGGACTTGACCGGTGCGCCGACGGAGGCGCCGTGTCTGGAAAGATGGGGCCGACGATGACGTCGCACCCCCAGGTCTAGGTCAGGGCCGTAACGCAGTACGCCAACCCGCAACACAAGGAGCGGACAGATGCCCATCGCAACCCCCGAGGTCTACAACGAGATGCTCGACCGGGCGAAGGCAGGCAAGTTCGCCTACCCGGCCATCAACGTCACCTCGAGCCAGACCCTGAACGCGGCGCTGCGCGGCTTCGCGGAGGCGGAGAGCGACGGCATCGTCCAGATCTCGACCGGCGGTGCCGAGTTCCTCGGCGGCCAGTACAGCAAGGACATGGTGACCGGCGCGGTCGCGCTCGCCGAGTACGCGCACATCATCGCCGAGAAGTACCCGGTCAACATCGCGCTGCACACCGACCACTGCCCGAAGGACAAGCTCGACGGGTACGTCCGTCCGCTGATCGCGGTCTCCGAGGAGCGCGTGAAGGCCGGCAAGAACCCGCTGTTCCAGTCCCACATGTGGGACGGCTCCGCCGAGACCCTCGCCGACAACCTCGCCATCGCCCAGGAGCTGCTGGAGCGCACCCGCGCCGCCCGCATCATCCTCGAGGTCGAGATCACCCCGACCGGCGGCGAGGAGGACGGCGTCTCGCACGAGATCAACGACTCCCTGTACACGACGGTCGAGGACGCGATCCGCACCGCCGAGGCCCTCGGCCTGGGCGAGAAGGGCCGCTACCTGCTGGCCGCCTCCTTCGGCAACGTGCACGGCGTGTACAAGCCGGGCAACGTCGTGCTCCGCCCCGACCTGCTGAAGGAGCTGAACGACGGCGTCGCCGCGAAGTTCGGCAAGGCTGCTTCTCCCGGCCCCTTCGACTTCGTTTTCCACGGCGGCTCCGGCTCCACCGAGCAGGAGATCCTCACCGCGCTGGAGAACGGCGTCGTGAAGATGAACCTGGACACGGACACCCAGTACGCCTTCACCCGTCCGGTCGCCGCCCACATGTTCCAGAACTACGACGGCGTCCTGAAGGTCGACGGCGAGGTCGGCAACAAGAAGGCCTACGACCCGCGCACCTGGGGCAAGCTGGCCGAGGCGTCCATGGCCGCGCGCGTCGTCGAGGCCACGCAGAACCTGCGCTCGGCGGGCAACAAGATCAAGTAAGGCGTCGTACGACGCCTGTGGCGGGCCCGGTGACTTCCAGGTCGCCGGGCCCGCGCCATTTCCCGGGCACGGCTGTATACCTGGGGACATGCCCGATGTCCGGCTGGCCTCGCCCCAGGGCAAGTGGATCCTGCTCACCACGGTCCTCGGCTCCAGCATGGCCCTGCTGGACTCGACCGTCGTCAACGTGGCGCTGCCGCGCATCGGCCGTGACCTGGGCGCGAGCCTCGCCGCGCTGCAGTGGACGGTCAACGCGTACCTGGTCACGCTCGCCGGTCTGATCCTGCTGGGCGGTTCGCTGGGGGACCGCTACGGGCGCCGGAAGATCTTCGTGCTGGGTGTGGTGTGGTTCGCGGCGGCGTCCCTGCTGTGCGGTATGGCGCCGAGTCCGGGGATCCTCATCGCCGCACGGGCCTTGCAGGGCATCGGCGGCGCGCTGCTGACCCCGGGGTCACTGGCGATCATCCAGGCCTCGTTCCATCCCGACGACCGGAGCCGGGCCGTCGGCCTCTGGTCCGGCTTCGGGGGGATCGGCGCGGCGATCGGCCCGTTCCTGGGCGGCTGGCTGGTGGCCGGCCCCGGCTGGCGCTGGGTGTTCCTGCTGAACGTCCCGCTGGCCCTGCTGTGCGTACCGGTGGCACTGAGGCACGTTCCGGAATCGGCTGGGGGAGGCGGTAGGCACGCCCGCTTCGACGCCCTGGGAGCGGCGCTGGGTGCGCTGGCCCTGGCCCTGCTGACGTACGCGCTGATCGAGGCCAGATCGGGCTCGCTGGTGGTGGCCCTGACGGCGGTTGCGGGCCTGGCGGCGGCGGTGGCCTTCGTGTACGTCGAGCGGCACCGCCCGGACCCGATGCTCCCGCCGGACATCTTCGCCTCGCGCCAGTTCACGGCGGTCAACCTGGTCACCGTGTGCGTGTACGCGGCGTTCGGCGGCTACTTCTTCCTCACCGCGCTGCAGTTGCAGGTGGTGTCGGGGTACTCGCCGCTGGCGGCCGGTACGGCGTTGCTGCCGACGACGGCCCTGATGCTGCTGTTCTCGGCCCGCTCCGGCGCCCTGGCCGACCGCACCGGCCCCCGCCTGCCGCTCACCGTCGGCCCGCTGCTCTGCGCGGCGGCGATGCTGCTGATGCTCCGGGTGGGCCCGCACGCCGACTACCTGACGGACGTCCTGCCGGCCGTCCTGGTCATGGGCGCCGGCATGGTCACGCTCGTCGCCCCCCTGACCGCGACGGTCCTGGCCTCGGTGGACACCTCCCGCGCGGGCCTGGCCAGCGGCATCAACAACGCGGCGGCCCGGGCGGCGGGCCTGATCGCGGTCGCGGCGCTGCCGCTGCTCGCGGGGATGGGCCCGGAGGCGTATCGCTCCCCGCCGGCTTTCAACGCGGCGTTCGACAGGGCGATGCCCATCTGCGCGGGTGCGCTGGCGCTGGCCTCGGCGCTGGCTTTCGCCCTGGTCCGGCGCCCGGCCCCGGGGTGCCGCCGCCCGGAATGCCGCACGCATGGAAGCGTTACGGCTCCACCGCTGGAGGGGCGGGGCCGATAGGGGCCCAGGGGCCCAGGGGCCGGTCTTCGTCTGCGGATTCGGAGTCTGCGGATTCGGAGTCTCGGATTCGTCGCGGCCGGTCGCGCGGTTCCCCGCCCCCCAGGGCCTGTCGTCGAACTCCCTCCCCCAGAGGGGGACCCCCGGTCGCGCGACGCCATGCGCGCTCCCCCACTGCCTTAAGGGCGGGGGAGGTGCCCCCACTCGCCGCACCGGGCCCGGGCCTCCCCAGCCTTCGTCCTGGGGGTACCCCCTCCGGGGGAGGCACCCCGCCGGCGCCGGTGAGCGAGCCGACCCCTGCCCGGCCCAGCACACGGCATAGAGCAGCACAGGCCCGCCTGGACACGGCACCAGCACAGCGCAGCGCCACGTGGGCCAAACTGGACTCCATGACGATTCACGAAAACCTCCTCGGCGGCCCGCCCCCGACCCACCTCCCCGACGACCCGGAGCCCCGCGAACTCCTCGCGACCGGCGCCGCCCCCGCGGACGTCGCCGCCAAGTACCCCACCTCCTCCCTCGCCTGGGCCCAGCTGGCCGACGATGCGTTCGAGCGCGGCGCGGTCGTGGAGTCGTACGCCTACGCCCGTACGGGCTACCACCGCGGCCTCGACGCCCTGCGCCGCAACGGCTGGAAGGGCCACGGCCCGGTCCCCTGGGAGCACGAGCCGAACCGCGGCTTCCTGCGCGCCCTGCACGGCCTCGCCCGCGCCGCGCAGGCGATCGGCGAGCAGGAGGAGTACGAGCGCTGCGCGCAGTTCCTGAAGGACTCCTCACCGACGGCCGCCCAGACCCTGGGCTGACGCCGGGCCGACCCCTACGGGTGTTCCCGGTGTGGCCCGTCTGGCAGCAGACGGGCCTTGCCGTATCCGGTGGGATTGCGGAGGATTCCGCTTGGGGACCGGGGCCCCCGTGCCGGAATCGGCAGGGGCGGACCGCTACCCGGAGTAACAACGGGAGACAGCGATGTCCCAACAGGCTCAACCCCCTCTCCAGGCCGCTGAGCCCGAGGCCCCGCATCTCGCACAGAACCCCGACGGCACCCTCGACCCGAGCCTCGACTTCGCGGGTACGACGCCGTACGAGGACTACGTCAGAGCGGACGTGCTCACCCACCTCCAGCACACCCTCTCCGACGACCCCGGAGAGATGGTCTTCCTGGTCACGACCCAGGTGATGGAACTGTGGTTCACGGTGATCGTGCACGAGTGGGAGACCGCCGCGAACGCCCTCCGCTCGGACGACGTCCCGACCGCCGTCGACGCGCTCAAGCGCTCCGTACGCGAACTCGAGGCGCTGAACGCCTCCTGGAAGCCGCTCGGCCAGCTCACCCCCGCCCAGTTCAACTCCTACCGCTCAGCCCTCGGTGAGGGCTCCGGCTTCCAGTCGGCGATGTACCGCCGGATGGAGTTCCTGCTCGGCGAGAAGTCCGCGTCCATGCTCGTCCCGCACCGCGGCGCCCCGCGCGCCCACGCGGAACTGGAGAAGGCACTGCACGAGCCGAGCCTGTACGACGAGGTCGTCCACCTCCTCGCGCGCCGCGGCCACGTGATCCCCGAGTCCGTCCTGAACCGGGACGTCTCCCAGCGCTACGACGCCGACGACGCCGTCGAGTCCGCCTGGACGGCGATCTACTCCGCCGACCAGGACACCGAACTCGCCCGTCTCGGCGAGGCGTTGACCGACGTCGCCGAACTGGTCTGGCGCTGGCGCAACGACCACCTGGTCGCCACCCGCCGCGCGATGGGCGCCAAGCCCGGCACGGGCGGCTCGGCCGGCGTGGCCTGGCTGGAGAAGCGCGCCCGCAAGAACGTGTTCCCGGAGCTGTGGACGGCGAGGTCCCATGTCTGAACTGGCGCTGCAGGCAGAGAAGCTGGACGCGGCGGACGATCTGGCTCCGCTCAGGAACCGCTTCGTCCTCGACGACGTTGTCTATCTGGACGGCAACTCGCTCGGCGCGCTCCCCGCCCACGTCCCCGACCGCGTGGCCGACGTGGTCCGCCGTCAGTGGGGCGAACTGCGCATCCGCTCCTGGGACGAGAGCGGCTGGTGGACCGCGCCCGAGCGGATCGGTGACCGGATCGCCCCGCTGGTCGGCGCGGCGGCCGGGCAGATCGTCGTGGGCGACTC
The genomic region above belongs to Streptomyces sp. CG1 and contains:
- a CDS encoding SRPBCC domain-containing protein, encoding MEHQVFVPVPVEHLKEALADPARVARAVPGLQQDAGAEPIAGRLKLRVGGHSVTYRGTARVTAREDCTYAVEGDAAEARGTGTVKLALTLRLTDTEGGTTVTIEGTADADGRIADLPPVTVTTALTRLLNRFVESLATAPAPEEKAAPEREPEPEPESGGEDAGAGAGADEHTSVFDTEVPPPSLDPAADRLAEDFADTGEPPAEAAHARRTMIGRSAEEVDHAPPRGRYAPVPAPQTVSATSALRWAAPAAALVVASVIVVSRALRKRR
- a CDS encoding aldose 1-epimerase encodes the protein MSNEDITLTAGNAEVHVSPANGGRISGLKVDSLELLRQGHRYGCFPMVPWCGRTRDGRFLDGGAVRQMPLNSPPHAIHGTARDGAWRIARIAENEAVITYDLVEPWPHPGRVTQVVTLTEDSLTLTMSVEAQDDSFPAQIGWHPWFNRTLVGEDGAVGEDVALDFKPAWQEERGADHLPTGNRIDPRPGPWDDCFGMPDGVDVTLTWPGQLELKVSSREEWVVVYDEQAEAVCVEPQTGPPNGLNTAPRLVTPLEPLEATTTWSWRRL
- the pyrE gene encoding orotate phosphoribosyltransferase — protein: MTDVRGALLQQIKDKAVVHGKVTLSSGLEADYYVDLRRITLDGEAAPLVGQVLLDLTADLEFDAVGGLTMGADPVAAAMLHAAAARGKKLDAFVVRKAAKAHGLQRRVEGPEIKGRRVLVVEDTSTTGGSPLTAVEAVREAGAEVVAVATIVDRATGAAEKIEAGAGVPYRFAFSKDELGLD
- the fbaA gene encoding class II fructose-bisphosphate aldolase, which codes for MPIATPEVYNEMLDRAKAGKFAYPAINVTSSQTLNAALRGFAEAESDGIVQISTGGAEFLGGQYSKDMVTGAVALAEYAHIIAEKYPVNIALHTDHCPKDKLDGYVRPLIAVSEERVKAGKNPLFQSHMWDGSAETLADNLAIAQELLERTRAARIILEVEITPTGGEEDGVSHEINDSLYTTVEDAIRTAEALGLGEKGRYLLAASFGNVHGVYKPGNVVLRPDLLKELNDGVAAKFGKAASPGPFDFVFHGGSGSTEQEILTALENGVVKMNLDTDTQYAFTRPVAAHMFQNYDGVLKVDGEVGNKKAYDPRTWGKLAEASMAARVVEATQNLRSAGNKIK
- a CDS encoding MFS transporter is translated as MPDVRLASPQGKWILLTTVLGSSMALLDSTVVNVALPRIGRDLGASLAALQWTVNAYLVTLAGLILLGGSLGDRYGRRKIFVLGVVWFAAASLLCGMAPSPGILIAARALQGIGGALLTPGSLAIIQASFHPDDRSRAVGLWSGFGGIGAAIGPFLGGWLVAGPGWRWVFLLNVPLALLCVPVALRHVPESAGGGGRHARFDALGAALGALALALLTYALIEARSGSLVVALTAVAGLAAAVAFVYVERHRPDPMLPPDIFASRQFTAVNLVTVCVYAAFGGYFFLTALQLQVVSGYSPLAAGTALLPTTALMLLFSARSGALADRTGPRLPLTVGPLLCAAAMLLMLRVGPHADYLTDVLPAVLVMGAGMVTLVAPLTATVLASVDTSRAGLASGINNAAARAAGLIAVAALPLLAGMGPEAYRSPPAFNAAFDRAMPICAGALALASALAFALVRRPAPGCRRPECRTHGSVTAPPLEGRGR
- a CDS encoding DUF3151 domain-containing protein, whose product is MTIHENLLGGPPPTHLPDDPEPRELLATGAAPADVAAKYPTSSLAWAQLADDAFERGAVVESYAYARTGYHRGLDALRRNGWKGHGPVPWEHEPNRGFLRALHGLARAAQAIGEQEEYERCAQFLKDSSPTAAQTLG
- a CDS encoding tryptophan 2,3-dioxygenase family protein, translating into MSQQAQPPLQAAEPEAPHLAQNPDGTLDPSLDFAGTTPYEDYVRADVLTHLQHTLSDDPGEMVFLVTTQVMELWFTVIVHEWETAANALRSDDVPTAVDALKRSVRELEALNASWKPLGQLTPAQFNSYRSALGEGSGFQSAMYRRMEFLLGEKSASMLVPHRGAPRAHAELEKALHEPSLYDEVVHLLARRGHVIPESVLNRDVSQRYDADDAVESAWTAIYSADQDTELARLGEALTDVAELVWRWRNDHLVATRRAMGAKPGTGGSAGVAWLEKRARKNVFPELWTARSHV